A single window of Nicotiana sylvestris chromosome 3, ASM39365v2, whole genome shotgun sequence DNA harbors:
- the LOC104220455 gene encoding uncharacterized protein: MEDDKKTTYKDYYKVLEVEYDASDETIRLNYRKLALKWHPDKHKCNDAVTAKFQEINEAYTVLSDPDKRLEYDLNGNYEINDYTLPEYLSRFKGMILTSNGLGMSSVWSEQLTEFNKLMDK, from the exons ATGGAGGATGATAAAAAAACCACCTACAAG GATTATTACAAGGTTCTTGAAGTAGAATATGATGCATCCGATGAGACGATCAGATTAAACTATAGAAAACTTGCACTG AAGTGGCATCCGGACAAACACAAGTGTAATGATGCAGTAACCGCTAAATTTCAAGAGATTAATGAAGCTTATACGG TGTTAAGTGATCCTGATAAGAGACTTGAGTATGATTTAAACGGAAACTATGAGATAAATGATTATACCTTGCCA GAATATCTATCCAGATTCAAAGGGATGATACTTACCTCTAATGGGCTTGGTATGAGTTCAGTCTG GTCAGAGCAATTAACAGAATTTAACAAGTTGATGGACAAATGA
- the LOC104220456 gene encoding uncharacterized protein yields MATGAASFSLSGATHVKACEAWSGKSSSFVKTPMVAIQRKSNSQGTNAAKLSIRSDYSDRRGGGGGGGDFVAGLLLGGAIFGTLGYIFAPQIRRSLLNEDEYGFRRAKRPIYHYDEGLEKTRQTLNKKLDQLNSAIDKVSSRLRGGNKTPSVPVETDPEEATM; encoded by the exons ATGGCGACCGGCGCTGCCTCATTTTCGTTGTCAG GTGCAACTCATGTCAAAGCATGCGAAGCTTGGTCTGGAAAGTCGTCCTCATTTGTCAAGACACCTATGGTGGCTATTCAAAGGAAATCAAACTCTCAGGGAACAAATGCTGCCAAGTTGTCTATTCGTTCAGACTACAG TGATCGAAGAGGTGGAGGTGGAGGTGGTGGTGATTTTGTTGCTGGTTTGCTTTTGGGAGGTGCAATATTTGGAACGCTTGGCTATATATTTGCTCCACAG ATACGGAGGTCATTGCTCAATGAAGATGAATATGGTTTTCGGAGAGCCAAGCGACCAATATACCATTATGATGAAGGTTTAGAG AAAACTAGGCAGACTTTGAACAAAAAGCTAGATCAACTGAATAGTGCCATTGACAAAGTATCTTCTCGGTTGAGAGGTGGAAACAAAACGCCTTCAGTGCCTGTTGAGACTGATCCAGAAGAAGCTACCATGTGA